One Colius striatus isolate bColStr4 chromosome 7, bColStr4.1.hap1, whole genome shotgun sequence DNA segment encodes these proteins:
- the RAB11A gene encoding ras-related protein Rab-11A isoform X2 → MGTRDDEYDYLFKVVLIGDSGVGKSNLLSRFTRNEFNLESKSTIGVEFATRSIQVDGKTIKAQIWDTAGQERYRAITSAYYRGAVGALLVYDIAKHLTYENVERWLKELRDHADSNIVIMLVGNKSDLRHLRAVPTDEARAFAEKNGLSFIETSALDSTNVEAAFQTILTEIYRIVSQKQMSDRRENDMSPSNNVVPIHVPPTTENKPKMQCCQNI, encoded by the exons ATGGGCACCCGCGACGACGAGTACGATTATCTCTTCAAAG TTGTACTTATTGGAGACTCTGGAGTAGGCAAGAGTAACCTTCTGTCTCGATTCACTCGCAATGAGTTTAACTTGGAAAGCAAAAGCACCATTGGAGTAGAGTTTGCAACAAGAAGCATTCAAGTTGATGGCAAGACAATAAAGGCTCAGATATGGGacacagcagggcaggagcgATACCGAGCTATAACATCAGC GTACTACCGTGGAGCTGTGGGGGCATTGCTGGTGTATGACATAGCCAAGCACCTTACTTACGAGAACGTGGAGCGATGGCTGAAAGAGCTGAGAGACCACGCTGACAGTAATATCGTCATCATGCTAGTGGGAAACAAGAGTGACCTGCGCCACCTGAGAGCAGTGCCTACAGATGAGGCCAGAGCTTTTGCAG AGAAGAATGGTTTGTCATTTATCGAGACATCTGCTTTAGACTCTACAAACGTGGAAGCAGCTTTCCAGACTATTCTGACAG AGATCTATCGTATCGTTTCCCAGAAGCAAATGTCCGACAGACGTGAAAACGATATGTCTCCAAGCAACAACGTGGTTCCCATTCACGTCCCTCCaaccactgaaaacaaaccaaagatgCAGTGCTGTCAGAATATATAG